The Acinonyx jubatus isolate Ajub_Pintada_27869175 chromosome A2, VMU_Ajub_asm_v1.0, whole genome shotgun sequence genomic sequence TGAATCCTTACAGCTTCTTCTGGGTCTATATGCTGGTATTTCATAAACCACCTGATAAAACAGCAATTTATTAATTCTAGCCTTTGAAATGTGCACTAAGTTATAATTACTGCTTCATCTAATCAACCTTTAAGGTTATGCACAGGAGTAAGACATTAGGCAAAAACATCTGTTTTGAGCCCACTTTCCTgctggaaaaaaagcaaaaatcttacTTGCACAAACCTAGTGACGCCACAGCTAAGTCTTAAGCAAAACTCCCCTTTGAAACGTAAGATGTTGTTTCATGTGTATTTGATTTTACTGATGATTTATTCTAAAGGTAGGTCTTAATCATTAAAAAGGTATTTTGCAATCTTGATATGAATCAAAGAAACTGGATAATGGATAAATGACTAGAAACCAAAAGTGCAATTCAAAAGAACCTAAATTGCTAAAACCGTTTttaatacatgaagcaaaaagcaaaaattagggtgtaaaattgaaaaactgggagcaaaaaaaacccaattacCATTCAAGGATTTTATTTGAGCATCCTACAGCTGAACAGTGAGGCGTAGGATTGAGCAAGCACAGGGTACACGCTGGGGACTGAACAAAGAGAGTGTGGAAACAGTGTAAGGCTGCCGAATGCCTGTGAAAGAGTGGGGCTCAGGAGGCAGTGGCCTGCACGGTGACCCCTCCCAGCTCGACCAGCTGCTGGGAATGTGGATCTCAGCTCTGTTACTGCCAGCTCTACTGCAGTTAAGACTCATGGACATGGATTTGACACAGGTGCTTCTGGATTTTAGACAACACAGCATGGAAAAGCTATCCATCTCCAACAGCTAAAGGGCTGTTATTTACTGTTAGGAGCTGCTGGGCCTCCTGGGAGCCTAGGAACAAAGCCACTGTGTTCTCCTCAACAGCAGACTAGAGAAGTACGATTCTGCCCTATTTCCTGACACTCGGAATTCGGGGCAGGATCAAAACAGTTTTTGGTGtttctgttggattttttttttttaattcctacaaCAAATCAAAGGGATTTGCTTTCCACCTTCATGTCTAcctgaaataaatgtaaagtttttattttggtgtgaaagttacaataaaaacatcctgggcacctggctggctcagcatgCAATTCTTCacatcagggtcatgagttcaagccccacattgggtgtagagcttacgttaaaaaaaaattaaaaaaaaacagggtggtggtgtgcctggctggcttagtgagttaggcatctgactcttgaatcagctcaggtcgtgatctcagagtcgtgaattcaagccctgcattggactctccgctgggtgtgaagcctacttgaaagcaaaacgaaacaaaacacacaaaacttcCTAACCGACCTGGATGGAATACGTAGACCATACTATAATGTAAGTATGAATGTTACAGGTCTACTACTGAAAGCCATTTTGGTGTAATCATTTCACATTTAGAGAGTACTCTGAAGTTGTTGGTAACCTTATTTCTAAACCTGTCAGTACTGACCAGAGCAATGGATTACACAGTAGAGGCTACCACACTTTAATTTTCTTAGAGCAAATTCTGCCCTCCTGGCTTTCACCCATCTTAAGACAGCTACAGTGCAGCAGGAAGAGGGAATTCTGTGAGTGAATTTGTGTAGTTAATCCGTACACATTCTACCATCCCATATATATGATCTTTATATACTGTGACACAGGAAGAGTTTTCATAATTACAAATGAGATATTCTAATACAGTAGGAACATATACTGAGGAAAGATCAATACTATATGAAATTGGTTTGAAAACAGGATGTTTTGAGAGATTTCATTAGAATTATAGTGGAAAAATGTAGTTCAAGCACTACTACAgattcataatattttaaaataaggtaaaagtGTCCAGCCtcttaaactagaaaaaaagggagaaagaagcaaGCATTCATAAAGATAGTGAAGAAATGGTTTTTAGTGAATCTTAAAAGTTAAATACATGTAACAAAATCAGATGGAAACTAATCATCGGATTTGCTCAATTCatttttgaactagtgttttaCTGCTTGTAGGATTGCTGAAATAAAATGCCATCATACATACAATTCTGTATCTGTGCATGTACTTTAGTGTTTAACTTGTTCCTGTCACCCAGTTAGCTGAAATCTAACTGAATTCTTTGAAGTCGCTTCTCTTTTCCTTAGACAAGATGAAATAGAACACAGGCAGGGCTGGGTCTCCTCGGTCTCCAGTGCAAGTGTGACCTTTAAACTGCTCTGACTGTGGGCGAGAGGCATGCCGTGGGGTCACTGCCACATTAACTTCAGTACAGACTGAAGTAACACCATTGCAAGGGACTGATTGCTAGCTTTCCTCACCTTTTCTCTGCCAAACACAGGAGGGCTACAGGCTGGGGACAGGTGCACACCAGATGTGAAGTGAAAGGTAGTTATGTAGCATGTCCTCCATGGGAAGAACGTGAGCTAGGTTTGATTACTGGCTGGTAGGTTCAACTTAAGTCAGAACTGAATGCCAACTTGTAGCTAGGTCTAGGTTATGGCAATTCTTTAAACCTTGGTCCATCTTTCTGGGTGATATAATTTCTGATTCTGAGTAATTACTTAATGGTATGATTGAAAtgctttcaaaagaaatttaattgaATCTGACCCACCACCCCCCAATAacagccaccaccaccaaaagTCCACCAGCAAAATCAGAAAGGAGatcacaaatgaccacaaactcaACTACTTCATAGTTGAGGCCACTTATTACGTAGCAGGGCTGCCATCCTGGGAAGTGTACATACCTTGGTTCATATGCTCCGATGGGAATAGCTGCAAGGTCAAAAGGTCCAAACCTTTTTCCTATCTCTTCAAAGGCAGGGCAATAACCAGTGTCTCCTGCAAAAAAAAATCGGCTCCAAGGCCCCAAGACAGACCAGCTGCCCCACAGAACTTTGTTGTCATCCACGAGAGTCCTTTTGCACCAGTGCTGGGAAGGCGTAAAGACAAAGGTGACCTTATCGTGTCCGGGGACACAATTCTCCTCCCACCAGTCCAGCTCGATCACATTCTCACAGCCACACTTCTGCATCCAGTCAAGGAGACCCAAAGGCACAAACCATCGCAACTCCTGACCAAATCGTTCATTCAGAGCGATGACAGAATTGTAGTCCAGGTGGTCATAGTGGTTGTGACTGATAAGGACAGCATCTATCGGGGGGAGTTCACCTACGGTGCACGGGGGACGACGGAACCGCTTCGGACCCATGTGCTGCGATGGTGACGCACGGGAGCTAAAGACGGGGTCTGTGAGAAATATGAGCTCGTCCATTTCCACCATGACTGTCGCATGTCCCAGCCATGTGACTCTGAGGCCAGCTTCCCGCACCCCAGCTTCTTCGGGGTCATTGATAAAATACGGCCTCAGCACTGGAAGCTCTTTATCAAGTTCCTAtgcacagaaagaaagggagaaaagcagcTGTTAGTGGGGGGGATAAAAGGTATCACAACATATTTGGACTCTGATTACAGAGAGAAAGCTATTTGGGGAGAAATGACCTCATTCAATAAATTTGCTATTTTTGCCTTTTGCATGAAAATGCATACCTCTTTCCAAATCTGACTCAGTAATCATGACAGTATCAGGTCGTCTTAGTCCCAGATGCAGTACACAAAGGGAAAATTAAATGTGCAACTTCAAGCattgctgaatttatttaaaattttagaagctCTCTTCTGTAAGTACTGGGAGCAAAACTGTAGCCTAGCTGCAGTCACTCTGCCCCTTTACTTGGCTGGTGCATTTGCTGCTAAAAATGGTGTCAGAAACAGGTGGGCGGGCTCCTGGACAGAGTAAAGAAAACTTACAGCCATTTCTTGGTAGACCTTGTATCTCAGATATGAATCTGAgcacacagaactcgaagcagagCACTGAGCAAACCCCAGTCACGGACGGCTCTCCTCATTCCTCACCCGTAAGGTTTTCTCCTTCGGATCAAACCAAAGCAGAACATGGTCCCTGCCTATGAGAAGGTGACTGCTTTTGGGGGTAAATAGATGTAAAACAGTaaccagaacaaaacagaagcatTACTTCTTTGGTTATTCTCCATTTTATCCTTACAGAAGCTCTGTTGTAGGGTCACAGTCCTGGCTTTTATAAAACTGTTTTCTAAGTTGTGCTTTAGTATTATGCTCTACTGCTGTATCAAGGTCATTTACAGGAAGACGCCTCATGAACCTGGCCGTGTATGTACTGGAGAGAGGTCTAAATTTAAGACTCAGTAGATCTCCAacctccttccccaccttctcACTCACCCCAGAAACATTTCTCTCAATCCTCAGTATCAGGAAAAGCTCTTCACCAGAGCAACTGGCCTTATTCATCTGGCCACTGGGAAAACTCGTAACAGTTCATGCTTCCCTCTTTGCACCAGGAAGTTGGGAAAAAGCTACTTCCAACATTGTGCAGGGGATGACAGCACCTGTTTCTATACTAACTTTATACTTGGCTTTATTTCTCTACCCTAAGAGTTCTTTTGCTCttctctgttcatctgttttttaccGCTACGTGGATTTTTGTAAGTTGCAGCAAATCAGTTTTAACAAGTCTGGTATTGgataattatgtaaaatacaaGACACACTACAGcccaataaaaaggaataaagagtcCAGTCGCCTAAGGCGACACAGTAATCTGTGTGAGTTTCCTGACCAATTGACAAGAAGTTCatgatgcagagaaaggaaggaggtcaTTTTAGGTGGAGAAAATGCCCAAGCAAAGGCAAAGAGCCCAACAGGAACAAAAGTGGCATTTGGGGACAGGCGACAATCTATGAAGGATGAGAACACAATAAAAGCCTTGAATGCCAGAGACAGgaagcatcttaaaaaaaaaaaaaaaggatttgtcCCAATTTATGTTTAGAGAAAACATTCTGGAATGCAAATGACGACCTGGAGTGTGGTCACAACAGCTGCCATGACAGATGAAGACTGAACAAAGGGGACCGCAGGGAGGTGGAGGCAAGAGAGGGAATGGGGGGAGATGCCAGGAAAGGAAAGCTGAGGTCACAGAGACAGTCTGAATGGGAAAAGGGTCCcgacaggggaagagaaggagcagCAGAGGTGGAGGGCAATGCAAACACCCTCTAAGCCACCCTAacccttagtttccccatctgaaaaagGAGTATAATTGTACCTACACTTCATTGTGGTGGGGACCAACCACATCAGGAGCAGCTGGCACACCGTAAACACTCTGCAAGTATTCCGGAAGGGGAAAGAAACCACAACCTGGACAAACAATCAGGCACCAACTCTGTATTTTTACCCATTTCCTTGATCACTAAACTGTCTTACTGTCAAACTCAATCCATACACCAGAGCCACCTCAAAAATAGTCTACTTACCATACAACTGTGTCCCTTTCTGGAACATCTTTACAGGCTCTCTACTGACTGACAAAACACAACTCCCCTCCTCGGCCCAGGAGGAAGCCTGCGGTGGATTCCCCCAGTCTTCCTCTCCAGCTGTGTCTCACCCAACTCCTGCAGGGCTGTGTCCCACCGACACTGGGACTGATTCCTGCTCCCAGATAGAGCTCAGGAGCCCTGCACAATACTCAACCCATTTCTCAGGTTAAAATGCCTTCCCTCTGATCCCTTTGAGACCTTTAACTACATACCCTTCATGGGGCCAACACCAAGTCTCCACAGACCGGGACAATCACTCCAGCCACTCAACTTCCACCCCACTCTGTTCATGCACCATCCATGGATATTCTGCCCAAACCCTGGATGGGCATATACAGGATGTATCTCACGTCTTACTCAACTTGGAACCATCCACGGTGCGCAATGCACAGTGCAGGGACAAACACATCATGTGCTCGACAAAATCTGTTGGATGAATGAGTGGAAATTTTTCAGATCTGTTCTCAAAGTTGGTAGGAGTTAGGGCTACTGAACAATAACAAATGTCATGTGGTATACTTATCAACAATGAGGGAAATGGGAGAGAATTAATATAAACTGAGTACCTACCGTGTATTAGGCGTCACACTAGGCACATAGTAGTGATGGTGATGAATCATCCAATATGTCAAGTACTTTAGTATAACACAAAATAACACTAACAAGAGCTACCATTTATGGAGTGTTAGTCACCATACTAACtacttcattaaaaatgtttaatttaggACCAACCATAAAACTGCAGGTAGCTCCTGTTAACTAATGCtactttacagaggagaaaacaaatagTGATGACAGTCACACAAGGTCAGCCCGCTGGCCTCCACACATACTATCTCCCACCACAGACTCCTAAGTCAGtcctaattttctcatttaatacataaaaaaaaaaaaaaaaaaagccacaagtaCCAGCCCAGGGATAAGAGATGGATTACTAGGGATACAAGGCAACTATTGGAGATGACAGGATGTACATCATCCTGTGATCTTTTCATGAATATATAAACAAGTCAAAACTCATTCAATTGCATTTTTTCAATATGTGGAATTTGAATTGttattaaaaccatttaaaaaatcttaagcagcaTCATGTTTAAATAGTGCATCAAAATATCTGTAATAAAATTCCCTGAGAACAGCTGCACCTCTTTTttgctctaaattttttttttattaattaaaaaaaaaattttttatgcttatttttggaGAGCGAGtgtgcgtgcaagcaggggaggggcagagagagagggagacatacaatccagagcaggctccaggctctgagctgtcagcacagagcccgatatgtgggctcaaactcccgaaccacaagatcatgacctgagccgaagttgaatgcctaaccaactgagccactcaggcgtccctttGCTCTAAGTTTTAAAAGCCACGGTATCTTCTGACTAAACCTTTAGCAGAGCACCTCTGGCCGCCTCACCTTGCTCTCCAAACAGAAGATTAACAGGTAAAGtgctgaaagaagccagtcaccaaaGACCACAGACTGTATGatcctatttatatgaaatgtccacaagAGGCAAGTCCGTAGAGACAGAAGATAGATGCGTGATTTCCAGGGGATGCAGGAGGGTAAGAGAACTAGGAGCTGCTGAGTAAGGACatgaagtttctttttggggtaatgaaaatgtattaaatgtgGGAATGGTTGCACAACTGGGAGTGtactgaaaaccactgaactgtacatttaaaacagGTCAGCTGTAgagtatgtgaattatagctcacctaagctgtttttttttttaaagcaaagtacTGACAAGACATCTGAATTAAGCAATCACACCATGTTTCTGCATGCCATATGGTTTCTCAGCCCATCACAAAAGAGCACCTTAAAGAATCTGATCTCTAACACTATGTCCCATAATAATCAGTCAACAACTGagattcaaaaaaaagaaaaaataactttgtcCTAATGAGAGTTGGtgtttttacaattttctttaagcaggctccatgtccaacatggggcttgaactcatgaccctgagatcaagagtcacatgttctaccgcCTGgcgtgagccagccaggcaccccctgataATCAGAGTTTGAAAAAGCAGTTAGaggggcacttggttggctcagttggtagggcatgtgAATACTGATTtcagggttttaagtttgagccccatgttgggtatagagattactttattattatttaagattttattaaaaaaaaaaaagcacatagatGGAGGTAGGGAAATTCTTATTTGAAGAAACCAAGCACtagtttggcattttctttacTAGGTTAGGACTTTCTTG encodes the following:
- the NAPEPLD gene encoding N-acyl-phosphatidylethanolamine-hydrolyzing phospholipase D isoform X2 encodes the protein MDENESNQSLMTSSQYPKEAVRKRQNSARSSVGSDSSRFSRKSFKLDYRLEEDVTKSKKGKDGRFVNPWPTWKNLSVPNVLRWLIMEKDHSSVPCSKEELDKELPVLRPYFINDPEEAGVREAGLRVTWLGHATVMVEMDELIFLTDPVFSSRASPSQHMGPKRFRRPPCTVGELPPIDAVLISHNHYDHLDYNSVIALNERFGQELRWFVPLGLLDWMQKCGCENVIELDWWEENCVPGHDKVTFVFTPSQHWCKRTLVDDNKVLWGSWSVLGPWSRFFFAGDTGYCPAFEEIGKRFGPFDLAAIPIGAYEPRWFMKYQHIDPEEAVRIHIDVQTKKSVAIHWGTFALANEHYLEPPVKLSEALGRYGLKTEDFFVLKHGESRYLHTDDENSE